A window from Setaria italica strain Yugu1 chromosome VIII, Setaria_italica_v2.0, whole genome shotgun sequence encodes these proteins:
- the LOC101784412 gene encoding ATP-citrate synthase alpha chain protein 2 encodes MARKKIREYDSKRLLKENLKRLAGIDLTILSAQITQSTDFAELLSQQPWLSTTKLVVKPDMLFGKRGKSGLVALNLDFDQVKEFVKERLGVEVEMGGCKAPITTFIVEPFVPHDQEYYLSIVSERLGSTISFSECGGIEIEENWDKVKTVFLPTEKPMTQDACAPLIATLPLEARGKIGDFIKGVFAVFQDLDFSFLEMNPFTMVNGEPYPLDMRGELDDTAAFKNFKKWGAIEFPLPFGRVLSATESFIHELDEKTSASLKFTVLNPKGRIWTMVAGGGASVIYADTVGDLGYASELGNYAEYSGAPNEEEVLHYARVVLDCATADPDGRKRALLIGGGIANFTDVAATFNGIIRALREKESKLKASRMHIYVRRGGPNYQTGLAKMRKLGAELGVPIEVYGPEATMTGICKQAIECVMAAA; translated from the exons ATGGCGCGCAAGAAGATCCGGGagtacgactccaagcgcctcCTCAAGGAGAACCTCAAGCGCCTCGCCGGCATCGACCTCACCATTCTCTCCGCCCAG ATCACACAATCAACAGACTTCGCAGAGCTTCTGAGCCAGCAGCCATGGCTGTCAACCACAAAGTTGGTTGTGAAGCCCGATATGTTGTTTGGGAAGCGTGGCAAGAGTGGCCTTGTGGCTCTCAACCTGGATTTCGATCAAGTCAAGGAGTTTGTCAAGGAGCGGTTGGGAGTCGAG GTTGAGATGGGTGGCTGCAAGGCTCCAATCACGACCTTCATTGTTGAACCATTTGTGCCCCATGATCAAGAGTATTACCTATCGATTGTGTCAGAGAGGCTGGGCAGCACTATCAGCTTCTCAGAGTGTGGAGGAATTGAGATTGAAGAGAACTGGGACAAGGTTAAGACAGTTTTTCTTCCGACTGAGAAGCCAATGACACAGGATGCTTGTGCTCCCTTGATTGCCACCCTTCCATTGGAG GCGCGTGGAAAAATTGGTGACTTCATTAAAGGAGTGTTTGCTGTCTTCCAAG ACTTGGACTTCTCATTTCTTGAGATGAACCCATTTACCATGGTGAATGGAGAGCCATATCCTCTGGACATGAGAGGAGAACTAGATGACACAGCAGCTTTCAAGAACTTCAAGAA GTGGGGAGCTATTGAATTTCCTCTACCATTTGGAAGAGTACTCAGCGCTACAGAAAGTTTCATCCATGAACTAGATGAGAAG ACAAGCGCCTCTCTGAAGTTTACAGTTTTGAACCCAAAGGGGCGCATCTGGACAATGGTTGCTGGAGGTGGTGCTAGTGTCATATATGCTGATACT GTTGGAGATCTGGGATATGCTTCAGAGCTAGGAAACTATGCAGAGTATAGTGGTGCACCCAACGAGGAGGAGGTTCTGCACTATGCTAGAGTTGTACTTGAT TGCGCAACTGCTGATCCTGATGGTCGCAAGAGGGCACTTCTCATTGGAGGTGGCATAGCAAACTTCACTGATGTTGCTGCCACATTCAATGGCATCATCCGGGCCTTAAGAGAGAAG GAATCCAAGTTGAAGGCTTCAAGGATGCACATTTATGTTCGCCGAGGTGGCCCAAATTACCAAACTGGACTGGCTAAAATGCGTAAGCTTGGTGCAGAACTCGGTGTTCCAATTGAG GTGTACGGGCCAGAAGCGACGATGACAGGAATCTGCAAACAAGCAATTGAATGCGTCATGGCTGCAGCATAG